From a single Sporosarcina oncorhynchi genomic region:
- a CDS encoding sigma-70 family RNA polymerase sigma factor: MVLKKQFRDERLCEAMDTYGDYLLRLVYAIVKDEKKAEDVVQEVFIRYYINMEKFEGRSSLKTYLYRIAVNECHNYFQSWAYRKIEFSNLLGHLLVNRKSPEEKLIQRESETKLAELVETLPLKYREVIWLYYFAELSVVEIGEVLECSPNTIKTRLVRGRKLAKIAIEEGKDFA, encoded by the coding sequence ATGGTGTTGAAAAAACAATTTCGTGATGAACGATTATGTGAAGCAATGGATACGTATGGCGACTATCTACTACGACTTGTATACGCAATTGTCAAAGATGAAAAAAAGGCGGAGGACGTTGTTCAAGAAGTGTTTATTCGCTACTACATAAATATGGAGAAGTTTGAAGGTCGCTCATCGTTGAAGACTTATTTGTATCGGATAGCGGTCAATGAATGCCATAACTACTTTCAAAGCTGGGCTTATCGGAAAATCGAGTTTTCGAACTTGCTGGGTCATTTACTTGTGAATAGAAAATCGCCTGAAGAGAAATTGATTCAAAGGGAATCAGAAACTAAGTTGGCAGAACTAGTTGAAACACTCCCTCTAAAATATCGTGAAGTAATTTGGTTATATTATTTTGCGGAGCTCTCGGTCGTTGAAATAGGAGAGGTGTTGGAGTGTTCACCGAATACAATCAAGACACGCCTAGTACGTGGAAGAAAACTGGCCAAGATTGCGATTGAGGAGGGAAAAGACTTTGCGTAG
- a CDS encoding DUF4179 domain-containing protein — MKDIYDYLNDVDMDVSQLEQGTATDMEKKKVKMALSKRIKTHKPPRWKKALTAASASIGISAAALFGLSFTTFAEEIPIIGNVFKLFNGDGLYETYGDHSAKLLLSEEDNGIRITMDEVIFDGKALYLAYTIESDKDLGESPTIEGMPYIQDSDEHIYGSSTDIIRSSGNKYVGMTTGELMSTSGIDEGSFELAIKGIIPDPSLNMETITGDWAFQFELQATENKEQIVDITNEQNGVTIAMDKVVYTPMSFLLYYDEILSNDVMGNWDFITMRLVVKDNLGNEYTNKHNGGYSNSSHLLHHTNTFEMLHPEAKKLIITPTVEFSDGDTIHEYGAISRSENSTAPMEEFVMEDIIITIDK; from the coding sequence ATGAAGGACATATATGATTATTTGAATGATGTGGATATGGACGTTAGCCAACTTGAACAGGGCACTGCTACTGATATGGAAAAAAAGAAAGTGAAAATGGCTTTATCGAAGAGAATCAAAACACATAAACCGCCACGATGGAAAAAAGCATTGACGGCAGCTTCCGCTTCAATCGGGATTTCGGCCGCTGCATTGTTCGGTCTATCATTCACAACGTTTGCTGAAGAAATTCCGATTATCGGTAATGTCTTTAAATTGTTCAACGGAGACGGTCTCTATGAAACATATGGAGATCATTCAGCAAAGTTGCTTCTATCAGAAGAGGATAACGGCATCCGTATAACGATGGATGAGGTTATCTTTGACGGGAAAGCTTTATATCTCGCTTACACGATTGAGAGCGATAAAGATCTAGGGGAGTCTCCAACAATTGAAGGGATGCCGTACATCCAAGATTCGGACGAACATATTTATGGATCCTCTACTGATATCATTCGAAGCAGTGGAAATAAATACGTAGGAATGACGACTGGAGAGCTGATGTCGACGAGCGGAATAGACGAAGGAAGCTTTGAACTTGCGATTAAAGGGATTATTCCGGATCCCTCTTTAAATATGGAAACCATTACAGGCGATTGGGCATTCCAATTCGAGCTGCAGGCGACTGAGAATAAGGAACAAATCGTCGACATCACCAACGAGCAGAATGGTGTGACGATTGCCATGGACAAAGTCGTTTACACTCCGATGTCATTCCTGTTGTACTATGACGAAATCCTTTCGAATGACGTCATGGGAAACTGGGATTTCATTACCATGCGACTTGTCGTAAAAGATAATTTAGGAAATGAATATACAAACAAACATAATGGTGGATATAGTAACTCATCCCATCTCCTTCACCATACAAATACGTTTGAAATGCTGCATCCCGAAGCAAAAAAACTGATTATCACACCAACTGTTGAATTTTCGGATGGTGATACAATCCATGAATATGGAGCCATCAGTAGAAGTGAAAACAGCACGGCCCCTATGGAAGAGTTTGTGATGGAAGACATTATTATTACGATTGATAAGTGA
- a CDS encoding carboxymuconolactone decarboxylase family protein yields MEDHTYTEVVLQEYKVGMGAFAEKLPSVASAFHSFTETCFEDGKLDQKQKQLIALAISVYAHNEYCIVFHTKGCLDAGCSEEEMMESIGVAAALGGGSAMSHGVTVWQDAIEGFSE; encoded by the coding sequence ATGGAGGATCATACGTATACAGAAGTGGTTTTGCAGGAGTACAAAGTAGGAATGGGTGCATTTGCGGAGAAACTGCCTTCAGTGGCAAGCGCTTTTCATTCTTTCACAGAGACTTGTTTCGAGGACGGTAAGCTTGATCAGAAACAGAAGCAGCTGATTGCACTTGCGATTAGTGTCTATGCCCATAATGAATATTGCATCGTCTTCCATACGAAAGGTTGCCTCGATGCGGGTTGCAGTGAAGAAGAAATGATGGAGTCAATTGGTGTCGCCGCAGCTTTAGGTGGCGGTTCTGCAATGAGCCATGGCGTGACGGTGTGGCAAGATGCAATTGAAGGATTTTCAGAATGA
- a CDS encoding DUF4309 domain-containing protein, whose product MNKCKLLVTVAAALLLAACSDTKDELEKTDSKINTSTEEPQSENPSDDVEIDENSQGESSPVAQEQKQMALDTLNGLADSAVNGEVYRLANGIRVGHSTRKEITKKIGEPEEQDEFDHYHGSMGNASYDLAYDEKGILKEARYFGTNVERQTNLGGITEEDLTEQLGQPDELRLIPETEEQNYSYRFGDFELQIIMGTDGKADHVNLKKHS is encoded by the coding sequence ATGAATAAATGTAAGTTGCTCGTCACAGTTGCAGCGGCTTTGCTACTGGCGGCATGTTCTGACACGAAAGACGAATTAGAAAAAACGGATAGTAAAATTAACACATCTACAGAAGAACCGCAAAGTGAAAATCCTTCAGATGATGTTGAAATCGATGAGAATAGCCAAGGCGAATCATCGCCTGTTGCCCAAGAGCAGAAACAGATGGCACTTGATACGTTAAATGGTTTAGCTGACAGTGCTGTGAACGGTGAAGTATATAGGCTGGCAAATGGTATTCGTGTCGGTCATTCAACGAGGAAAGAAATTACAAAGAAAATTGGAGAACCCGAAGAGCAAGATGAGTTTGATCACTACCATGGTTCTATGGGCAACGCGTCGTATGACTTGGCTTATGATGAAAAAGGGATATTGAAAGAGGCACGTTATTTCGGTACGAATGTGGAAAGACAAACCAATCTGGGTGGCATTACAGAGGAGGACTTGACAGAACAATTGGGTCAGCCTGACGAATTGCGTCTCATTCCTGAGACAGAGGAACAGAATTACAGTTACCGGTTCGGAGATTTTGAATTGCAGATCATCATGGGAACGGATGGAAAGGCAGATCATGTAAACTTGAAAAAACATTCATAA
- a CDS encoding PAS domain-containing protein produces MNKLPDSIQVELLTAMLDGSQVAALVTDPSQSDNPIIFANQTFEKLTGYSMDETVGRNCRFLQGESTDTASIEIIRNAITDKRPVMMTLLNYKKDGTPFWNRLSIKPLEIQGKLFFIGTQTDVSLVQIQQKKIYEKEQEIEQLTVPILMIQQNLAAISLIGRMSHERVESLCKKLSEFVEREPVDNIVIDISGLVWEESSSLGGLHIVQNVLKLMGTQLYVTGISPKIAQSLAMGGESGDQLTTFATIRHAIENIK; encoded by the coding sequence ATGAACAAACTACCCGATTCGATACAAGTGGAATTATTGACAGCGATGTTGGATGGTAGCCAAGTTGCGGCACTAGTGACAGATCCATCTCAATCCGATAACCCCATTATCTTTGCTAATCAAACATTCGAGAAACTTACGGGATATTCAATGGATGAAACAGTCGGACGAAACTGCAGATTCCTCCAAGGGGAATCGACAGATACTGCTTCTATCGAGATAATTCGGAACGCTATTACTGACAAGCGTCCGGTTATGATGACGTTACTTAACTATAAGAAAGATGGAACTCCTTTTTGGAACCGTCTCTCCATTAAACCGCTTGAAATACAAGGTAAATTGTTTTTCATCGGCACACAAACAGATGTATCCTTAGTGCAAATACAACAGAAAAAAATCTATGAAAAAGAGCAGGAAATCGAACAACTTACCGTGCCCATTTTGATGATTCAGCAAAATCTTGCTGCTATTTCGCTGATTGGGCGAATGAGTCATGAACGCGTAGAGTCCCTTTGTAAAAAATTAAGTGAGTTTGTCGAGCGGGAACCCGTAGACAATATTGTCATCGACATTTCGGGGCTCGTCTGGGAGGAGTCTTCCTCATTAGGCGGCTTGCACATTGTGCAGAATGTCCTTAAACTAATGGGGACGCAGCTTTATGTCACAGGCATTTCACCGAAGATTGCACAATCATTGGCAATGGGCGGGGAATCGGGTGATCAATTGACGACCTTTGCCACTATTCGTCATGCCATTGAAAATATAAAGTGA
- a CDS encoding DUF378 domain-containing protein, translating to MSMISRIALALVIIGALNWGLIGFFKFDLVATLFGGQGAILSRIVYGLVGLSGLACLGLLFKPSEEMDVVTDTHTRYTDGDLRTEFGEEPDFRKEREAAKRKRDKRNEEPK from the coding sequence ATGAGTATGATTTCACGGATTGCACTCGCTCTTGTGATTATCGGAGCGCTGAACTGGGGATTGATCGGCTTTTTTAAATTTGATCTTGTCGCAACATTATTCGGCGGTCAAGGGGCAATCCTATCTAGGATCGTCTATGGGCTTGTCGGGTTAAGCGGCCTTGCCTGTCTCGGGTTATTGTTTAAACCGAGTGAGGAGATGGACGTGGTCACAGATACGCATACACGTTATACTGACGGCGATCTGCGTACCGAGTTTGGCGAAGAACCTGATTTTCGGAAAGAGCGGGAGGCCGCAAAGCGTAAAAGGGATAAGCGGAATGAAGAACCGAAATGA